The sequence TGATCAACGTCGACACCATCGCCACCGCCTCGCCGCGGCTGGAGACCATCATCTTCGGCCCGGCCGACTTCATGGCCTCGATCAACATGAAGTCACTGGTGGTCGGTGAGCAGCCGCCCGGCTACTCGGCCGACGCCTACCACTACATCCTGATGCGGATCCTGATGGCGGCCCGCGCCAACGACCTGCAGGCGATCGACGGCCCCTACCTGCAGATCCGCAACCCCGACGGCTACCGCGAGGTGGCCGGCCGGGCCGCCGCGCTGGGCTTCGACGGCAAGTGGGTGCTGCACCCGGACCAGGTCGGCGCCGCGAACGAGATCTTCTCGCCCTCGCAGGAGGACTACGACCACGCCGAGCTGATCCTGGACGCCTACGACTGGTGCACCTCGGAGGCCGGCGGCTTCAAGGGCTCGGCGATGCTCGGCGACGAGATGATCGACGAGGCCAGCCGCAAGATGGCGCTGGTCATCTCCGGCAAGGGCCGCGCCGCGGGCATGCAGCGCACCAGCAAGTTCGAAGCCCCGGAGGCCTGACCATGCAGTTCGGACGCACCTACGAGGAGTTCGAGGTCGGCGCGGTCTACAAGCACTGGCCCGGAAAGACCGTCACCGAGTACGACGATCACCTCTTCTGCCTGCTGACCATGAACCACCACCCGCTCCACATGGACACCAACTATGCGGAGAAGACGACGGACTTCGGCAGGAACGTCGTCGTCGGCAACTACATCTACTCGCTGCTGCTCGGGATGTCCGTCCCGGACGTCTCCGGCAAGGCGATCGCCAACCTGGAGATCGAGTCGCTGCGGCACGTGGCGCCGACCTTCCACGGCGACACCATCTACGGCGAGACCGTGGTGCTCGACAAGTGGCCCTCCAAGTCCAAGGACGACCGGGGCATCGTCTACGTCGAGACCAAGGGCTACAAGCAGGACGGCACGGTCGTCTGCATCTTCCGCCGCAAGGTGATGGTGCCGACCGAGACCTACATCAAGGAGCGCGGCGGCGAGCAGCCCGGCCGCCCGACGCCCCTGTCCTGACCCCCTGCTGTTCAAACAGAAGAGCCCCCGGAGGCGGGCGCCGTCATCGCCCTCACCCCCGGTCAGGGGGCTGCGCGGAAGTCACGCTTCGCGCAGCCCCCGAACCCTCCCCCAGCTTCCGGCCGGGGGTGCCCCCTCACCACCCTCAGAGACATACGGAGCCGCACGATGGGACGCCTCGCACAGACCGACGGCCTCACCGAGATCCAGCGGGACATCCTCGCCACCGTGCGGGACTTTGTCGACAAGGAGATCATTCCGGTCGCCACCGAGCTGGAGCACAAGGACGAGTACCCGACCGCCATCGTCGAGGGCATGAAGCAGCTCGGCCTGTTCGGTCTGACCATCCCCGAGGAGTACGGCGGCCTCGGCGAGTCGCTGCTCACCTACGCCCTGGTGGTCGAGGAGATCGCCCGCGGCTGGATGTCCGTCTCCGGCATCGTCAACACCCACTTCATCGTGGCGCACATGATCAACGCGCACGGCACCCAGGAGCAGAAGGACTACTTCCTGCCCAGGATGGCGGCCGGCGAGATCCGCGGCGCCTTCTCGATGTCCGAGCCGGCGCTGGGCTCCGACGTAGCGGCCATCTCCACCAAGGGCGTCAAGGACGGCGATTTCTACGTCCTGAACGGCCAGAAGATGTGGCTGACCAACGGCGGCACCTCCACCCTGGTCGCGGTCCTGTGCAAGACCGACGAGGGCGGCAACACCCCGTACAAGAACATGACCACCTTCCTGATCGAGAAGACCCCCGGGTTCGGCCCGAACCCGACGGTCCCCGGCCTCACCGTGCCCGGCAAGATCGAGAAGATGGGCTACAAGGGCGTCGACACCACCGAGCTGGTGCTGCAGGACGTCCGGATCCCGGCCGACCGGATCCTCGGCGGCGTCCCCGGCAAGGGCTTCTACCAGATGATGGACGGCGTCGAGGTCGGTCGGGTCAACGTGGCCGCCCGCGGCTGCGGAGTGGCCCGCCGCGCCTTCGAGCTGGGCATCTCCTACGCCCAGCAGCGCACCACCTTCGGCAAGAAGATCGCCGAGCACCAGGCGATCCAGTTCAAGCTGGCCGAGATGGCCACCAAGGTCGAGGCCGCGCACCAGATGATGGTGATGGCCGCCCGCAAGAAGGACAGCGGCGAGCGCAACGACCTCGAGGCCGGCATGGCCAAGTACCTCGCCTCCGAGTACTGCAAGGAGGTCGTGGAGGACGCCTTCCGGATCCACGGCGGCTACGGCTTCTCCAAGGAGTACGAGATCGAGCGGCTCTACCGCGAGGCCCCGATGCTGCTGATCGGTGAGGGTACGGCGGAGATCCAGAAGATGATCGTGGGTCGTCGTCTGCTGGAGGAGTACAAGCTCGCCGACTAGGGCGGGCCGTGCGGGCCCCCGGGAAGCCCCGAGGGCCCGCGCCCCAAGGCTGAGAGATGACTCACGGATCTTGACGCGACCCTTGGGAACCGGGATCCGGCCAGCTACGGTCGTATACATAGCGCGTGCATCCCGGCACGGCTGGAGACAGTTGAACGAGCAGGCGGGTTGCCCACCTACCGCCTGCTCCCGATAGCATCCACCGGGACAGCAGCTGTCCCCTTATCACCCGATCCCCGCGGTGGCCCGTCCAGTGGTCCAGATCCCCCGCGACAAAGGTCTTCGATGCCCCTCAGCCCGTCCCCTCACACCTCCGTCACTGAGCGCGATGCCCTCGCTCCCGAGACGGCCGGTCGGCGACCGCGCGTGACCATCGCGCGCGGAGCCACTCCCTGGTTCGTCCCGACCCTGGCCACCGCGGCCCTGACCACCGCTCTCAGCAGGCGGAACGGCAAGTGGGCTCTGGCGGCGGTTCCGACCTGCGCGCTCAGCGCGGGCATGCTGTGGTTCTTCCGCGACCCCGAGCGTGAGATCGGCACCGGCAGAGTCATCTCGCCGGCCGACGGAGTGGTGCAGAGCATCGACGCCTGGCCGGACGGTCGGACCCGGGTCGCGATCTTCATGAGTCCGCTCAACGTGCACGTCAACCGGGCCCCGCTGCCCGGCACGGTGACCTCCGTCGAGCACATCGCGGGCGGTTTCGTTCCCGCGTTCAACAAGGACAGCGACCGCAACGAGCGCGTCGTCTGGCACTTCGACACCGAGCTCGGCGACATCGAGATGGTGCAGATCGCGGGCGCCGTGGCGCGCCGCATCGTGCCGTACGTCCCCGCCGGCACCAAGGTCGAGCAGGGCGAGCGGATCGGTCTGATCCGGTTCGGCTCCCGCGTCGACACCTACCTGCCGGCCGGCGTCGAGGTCGGCGTCGAGGTCGGCCAGAAGACGACCGCGGGGGTGACACGCCTTGACCGTGACTGATCCCGAGACCCTGGTCGGCCTCGGCGACTCGGAAGAGACCGAGCTGCGCCGGCGCCGCTGGGCGCGCGACCGCGAGCTGCGGGCGCCACGCTCGCCGCAGACCCTGTCCACGGCCGACTTCCTGACCCTGGGCAACGCCGTCTGCGGGTTCCTGGCGATCTACTCGATCACCACGAACATGCTCATCCCGCACATCAACGGCACCGGCGACGGCACCGGCGGCGGCATGGTGCGGCACGGCGCCGCCACCGCCGTCACCCTGCTGCTGCTCGGCTCGATGTGCGACCTCTTCGACGGCCTGGTGGCCCGCAAGCTGCGCTCCTCGGCGCTCGGCGCGGAGCTGGACAACCTGGCCGACCTGATCAGCTTCGGCATCGCGCCGGCGTACTTCGTCGCGGTCTGGGGCATCGTCGGCGGGCCCGGCAGCAACCAGGGCCTGTCCGCCTTCATCGCGCTGACCGTGCTGCTCGCCGTGGTGCTGCGCCTCGCCCGCTTCTCGGCGGTCAAGATGCGACCGGGCGTCTTCCAGGGCATGCCCTGCCCGATGGGCGCCATGACGGTGATCGCCATCGTGCTGCTCGACCCGCCGTTCCTGGCCGGCCTGCTGGCCATCTTCGGCGTGGCCTACCTGATGGTCAGCCAGGTCGAGTACCCCAAGCCGCAGGGCCTGCTGGCCACCGCCACGCTCGGCTGGATCGTGGTCTCGATCGGCTGCCTGGCCGCCTGGGCGGCCGGCCTGCCCGGTGGCGACGTGCTGATGCACATCGGCGCCTTCGCCCAGATCGCGCTGGCCGCGATGGCCCCGCTGCTGGTCATCCGCCGCAAGGTCGGCCAGAAGGTCGGCGACGTCCGCGCCCGCCGCGCCGGCGCCCGCGACTGCTGATCGCCTAGCACCGTCAAGCACTTCGCCCCCGGAACCGCTGGTTCCGGGGGCGAAGTGCTTCCAGCTGGGCCTGGGCCCGGGCTTGGGCCCGGGTTACGCCCCGCCGTTGTGGACGCTGAAGGCGGAGCGGCGGGCCGCTCGGGCCACGGCCGGATCGGGGTGGACCGAGGCGACGGCGGTCAGGACCGAGGCGGCGCGGGCGTGGCCGGACTGGCGGGCCCGGGCGAACAGCCGGACCGGGTCGCCGGCGCTGGCGCCCTCGACATGGCCGACCAGCAGCTCGGTCTCACCGTGGTCCAGGACGGCGGCGGCGGTGTCCACCCAGAGCCAGGCGGCGTCCTCCGCGCTCAGCACGTCGGACGGGATCACCCCGCCTTCGTCGAGCTGCTCGGCCAGCCAGAGCAGGGCGTAGGGGCGCAGCACCGGCTCGTCCACCGCGGCGCGCACCGCCTGCTCGGCGGTTCCGCCGGCCACCCGCAGCGCCTCGAAGGCGAGCCCGCGCAGCAGCGCGTCCTCGCCGCGGGCGGCTTCCAGGAGCTCGGCCACCGCGCGGTCGACCGGGCGGGCCGCGACCCAGGCCCGGTACTCGGCGCGGGCCGGTCCCGGCGAGTAGTTGGCGCAGGCGTCCAGCAGCTCCAGCGCGCTCTGCTCGATGTGCCCGGCGGCGGTCTGGGCCACCGTGCAGATCTCCTCCAGCTTGGCCCGCACCGCCCAGTGCCCGAGCGCGGAGAGCTCGGCGGCGGCGTCCGCGCGGACCACGGCGCCGACGGCGGTCAGGCCGTCCAGCATCCAGTCCAGCACGGCGGCCACGTCGGACGGGGCCGGCGGGGCGTCGATCTGCGGCTCGCGGCAGGTGCCGCGGACGGCGGAGACGGCGGAGGCGGCGTGCGGGACCGGCGAGAGGGCGGCGAAGCCCGTCCCGCCGTGCCGGCGCTCGTCCAGGCCGCGGCGGAGCAGCTCCATCAGCTCGCTGTCGGCGACCGGGCCGTCCACCAGGTGCAGGAAGGAGAGCAGCTGCGGCGCCTGGTCGACGGCCTGCCCGGCGAGCACGGCGAAGACGCCGCGCAGCGCGGCGGGCGGCACCGGGGCGAGCAGCGTCCAGGCGTCGAACAGCGCGGACCAGCCGCGCAGCACGGCCTCGTCGTCGTGCTCCCAGGCATGCAGCCGCCAACCGGGGGCCGCGCCGCCGTCACGCGGCTCGACCAGGCCGACCAGCAGGGCCTGGCCCCAGGCCTTGGCGGCGGCGCCGACCGTCATGGCCAGCGCGCGACCGGCCGCGCGGGCGTCCTCGGGCAGCAGTTCGCCGCGCTTGTCGACGGTCTCCAGTTCGCCGGCCCAGCGGGCGATCCGGACCGCGTCGGCGAGCATCCGGCGGGCCAGCGGGGCGAGTTCGGCGGGGCCCGGGAAGCCTTCCGGCACCGGGACGCGACCCCGGCCGGGGGCCGGTGTCGGGGTACGGCGGCGGGGGGCGGCGGAACGGCCCGGCTGGGCGCCGTCAGCCCGACGGGCCGTACCGGGTAGACGGGTCACCGTCGCGCCGGTACCCGTGGTCGGCGGGAGCGGGGCATCACGGTCGCGCGGATTCCGAGACGTCACGCCGTGCAGTCTTCCCCGTGTAAGGGGCGGTTGTCACATCGAGTTCGGCGCGTCTTGGACAGACCAGGGTGGCAGCCGGGGCCGACTCGGGGCAAGAGCGGCCAAACCGGGCCGATAATGTTGGCCGTGATCTGTGCACGACAGTAGCGGGGGCACAGTGCGTGGTCAAGAGGTGACCCAGCGGGTTCACAGGATCGGGGTCAGGAAACGGCGCAGCGCCTCCTCGTACCCGGCCGGGTCCGCGTTCCACAGCGCCGCGTGCCCGGCCCCGGGGACCGGGCGCAGGGTCACCAGATCGGGCCGCCGGTCGGCCAGCCGCTGGGCCGCGCGCCACGGCGCCACGCTGTCCTGCGGGCTGTGCAGCAGCAGGGTGGGGGCGGTCAGGTCGGTGCCGTCGGCGATCCGCGCGAAGCCGGCCAGGTCCACGCCGGTGCGGCCCTCGGCCGCCCAGACGCCGAGCTGCCCGGCCAGCCCGGTGGGCATCCCGGCCCGGGCCGCGACCCCGCGCACCGCGACCGTCGGGTCCAGCACCGGGGAGTCGAGCACCAGGCCGGCCAACTGGTCGCGGAAGTCCGAACGGGCGGCGGTCTGCAGCACGGTGGCCGCGCCGACCGACCAGCCGTAGAGGACGATCCGGCCGGCCCCGGCGCTCTTGGCGAACCGGATCGCCGCCTCCACGTCGCGCCACTCGGTCTCGCCGAAATGGCCGATTCCGTCCGGTGAGGCCGGCGCGCCCTGGTCGCCGCGGTAGCTGACCACCAGGGCGGGCAGCTGGAGCCGGCGGAGCACCGGCAGGATCGGCAGCGCCTGCCGGCGGTCGGCCAGCGTGCCGTGCACGGCGATCACCCAGGTGCCGCGGATCGCCGGGACGTACCAGGCGGGCAGGGTGCCGAGCTCGCCGTCGACCAGCACGTCCATGTAGTCGAGGCCGCAGGCCGAGCCGGGGTCGCCGCGCAGCACCCGGGTGCTCAACTCCACCTCGGTGCCGGCCGCGAGCGGGCTGCCGGCGGTGAGCTCCAGGCGGCGGGTGACGGTCTGCGGACCGGTGCCCAGCACCTCGCCGACCACCGCGTGCCCGCCGGGCCACTCCAGCGCGTACCGGCCGCGCCGGGCGCTGGCCACGGTGCGGGTGAGGACCACCTCCCGGGCGCCCACCTCGTGCACCCGCAGCGCCGGCTCGCCCTTGGCCTGGCCGCCCTCGGCCGTGGCGGGGCGCAGGCTGAGGTCGGAGACCCGACGTCCGATCAACAGGGCGGCCGCGCCCGCTGCGATGGCGACGGCGGTGGCCGTGGCGACGGCGGTTCCCCAACGCATGGCTCTCCCCGGGGTGGTGATGGCGGGTCGGACGGGTCCGTCCAGTTCATCGCGTTCCGGTCGGGGCGGCCACCGCAGCGCCGCCGTTGGGACGGACTACGTCAAGGGCCTAGACCGGAAGACCGCCGGTGTCGGTGCGGGCCAGCAGCGCCCAGAAACGGTCGTACGGGGGCTCGGCGGGCTCCGGCTCGACCGCGGGCGTCGCGGGACCCCAGGTCGAGGAACCCCAGTGCGAGGGCACCTGGTGCTCGTTCTGCAGCGCGGCGAGCGCCGTCGCGATGCTCTCCCGCGGCACCGGCACCAGTTTGGCCACCGCCTTCAGCTGCGCCTGCCAGCGGCCGTCCACGCACTGGCGCAGCCGCTGGTCCAGCTCCTCGGCCACGCCGGTGATCCGGACCAGGTCGCGCAGCCGCAGGCCGAGCACCTCGACCAGGGCGGCGCTCTGGTCCGCGTCCCCGCTCCAGCGACCGGTCTGCTCGGCGCTCGCGTAGCTGTGCAGGCCGATCCCGATCCGGGCCGCCGTCTGCTCCTGGGTCAGCTCGCGGGCCACCCGGAAGTCGCGCAGCGAGTCCGGCGCGGTGCCCATCAACTGCGCGGCCGGGCACCACAGGGCCCGGGCCAGCGCGATGAACTCCTCCTCGCCGGGGCGGATCACGCCGCTCTCCCAGCCGAGCACATGGGCCGCCGGCAGCCGTACGCCGTGCGCGGCCATCCCCGCCGCCACCTGCTCCGGAGTGAGTCCGAGGCCGGCGCGATGGGCGCGGGCGGCCTCGGGGGAGAACGGGACCGGAGCGGGGGCGGGGGGCCTGCTTCTTCGCATGCCCGTGACGGTAGGGCCGGGCCGATCCGGCCCCCAGCCGCTGAACGCACGAAGAGCGGCGGCGGGCCTTGACACGGCATTGGACGATTCACCAGCTACGGGCGTTGAACCGGCGCCCCCGCCGGTGTGATCAACCACTCCGTTCGCGGCGGTGGCGCCTGGTTGACGCCCGGTTCCGGCGCGTGATGGGATCCTTGGGCCAAACGGAGGCAAGCAGAGGAAGCCGGTGCGAATCCGGCGCGGTCCCGCCACTGTCACCGGGGAGCACGTTCGAGAGATGGTCACGGCGGTCCGCCACAGGACCGCCGGCAGTGACATCAGCCGGCTCCACCAGCGGGCCCGGGCGTGCGTCTGTACCCGGGAGCCAGGAGACTCTCGCCTCCGGTTACGTCGATCCAGGGCGCGGACCCTGAGTGAGGACACGCTTCGATGCAGCGCGCCGTGCCGCCTGCGCTTGGATACGCGCTCGGCGCGGTGGTCGGCTACGCCGCCGACGCCGCGCTCGCCGACCCCCGCCGCGGTCACCCGGTGGCCGCCTTCGGCCGGGCGGCGGGCTCCCTGGAACGTGTGCTGTGGCGCGACCACCGGGGCGCGGGGGCCCTGCACACCGCGATCGGCGTGGGCGCCGTCGCGCTCGGCGCGGCCGCCCTGCAGCGCCGCGCCGGCTCCGCCCGACGGACCGTCACCGCCGCGCTGGCCACCTGGACGGTGCTCGGCGGCACCTCGCTGACCCGGGAGGCCCGCACCATCGGCGCCGCGCTCGCCGCCGAGGACCTGACGGCGGCTCGGCAGCGCCTGCCGCACCTGTGCGGACGCGACCCCAGCGCGCTGGACGAGCAGCAGATCGCCCGCGCGGTGGTCGAGTCGGTGGCCGAGAACACCGCCGACGCCGTGGTCAACGCCCTGGTCTGGGGCACGCTGGCCGGGGCTCCCGGGCTGCTCGCCTTCCGGGCCGTCAACACGCTGGACGCGATGGTCGGGCACAAGTCGCCCCGCTACCGGCGGTTCGGCTGGGCGGCCGCGCGGCTGGACGACGTGGCGGGCTGGCCCGGTGCGCGCCTCACCGCGCTGCTCACGGTGGCGGCCGCCGACTCCCCCGCGACCGCCTGGAAGGTCTGGCGCCGGGACGGGTCGAGCCACCCGAGCCCCAACGCCGGGCAGGCCGAGTCGGCCTTCGCGGGCGCCCTGGGCGTCCGGCTGGGCGGCACGCTGCAGTACGGCGAGAGGGTGGAGCACCGGCCGGTACTGGGTGCGGAGTTGCGGCCGGTGGCGGTCTCGGACATCGAGCGGGCCTGCCGACTGTCGCGCCGGGTCGGGTTGTTGGCGCTGGGCACGACGGTGGCGGCACGGGTTCTGACGGCACGGGTTCTCTCGGCACGGGGTCTCTCGGCACGGGTTCTCTGGAGGGGACGAATATGAGCAACGCGATCCTGATCGCCGGCACCACCTCGGATGCGGGCAAGAGCGTGGTGACCGCCGGGATCTGCCGTTGGCTGGCCCGCAAGGGGGTGCGGGTGGCCCCCTTCAAGGCGCAGAACATGTCGCTCAACTCGATGGTCACCACCGACGGCGCCGAGATCGGCCGGGCCCAGGTGATGCAGGCGCAGGCGGCCCGGGTGGAGCCGGAGGCGGCGATGAACCCGGTGCTGCTCAAGCCCGGTGCGGACGGCCGCAGCCAGGTGGTGCTGCTCGGCCGTCCGATCGCCGAGGTCGGCGCGCTGGACTACCGGGAGCGCAAGCCGTACCTGCTGGAGCGCTCGCTGGAGTGCCTGGCCGACCTGCGCGGCCGCTTCGACGTGGTGGTCTGCGAGGGCGCCGGCTCCCCCGCGGAGATCAACCTGCGCGACCGCGACATCGCCAACATGGGCCTGGCCCGGGCCGCCGACCTGCCGGTTCTGGTGGTCGGCGACATCGACCGGGGCGGGGTGTTCGCGGCGATGTACGGCACCCTGGCGCTGCTGAGCGCCGAGGACCAGCGGCTGGTGGCGGGCTGGCTGGTGAACAAGTTCCGCGGCGACGCCCGGCTGCTGAAGCCGGGCCTGGACATGCTGCACGAGCTGACCGGCCGTCCGGTGCTGGGCACGCTGCCGATGCTGGCGGGCCTGTGGCTGGACGCGGAGGACTCGCTGGACCTGTCGACGGTGGTCGATCGGGTGTCCGAGGGTCCGCTCGGCGCCGACGTGCTGCGGGTGGCGGTGCTGCGGTTCCCGCGGCTGTCCAACTTCACCGACCTGGACGCGCTGGCCCAGGAGCCGGGGGTGCTGGTCCGCTGGGCCACCCGGCCCGAGGAGCTGGCCGACGCCGATCTGGTGGTGCTGCCCGGTACCCGGGCCACCGTCGCGGACCTGGCCTGGCTGCGCGAACGCGGGCTGGAACGGGCGCTGCGGGAGCGGGCGGCGGCCGGGCAGCCGGTGCTGGGGGTGTGCGGCGGGTACCAGATGCTCGGGCGGCGGATCGTCGACCAGGTGGAGTCGGGCGCCGGGGCCGTGGACGGGCTCGGACTGCTGCCGGTGGCGGTGGAGTTCGGGCGTGAGAAGGTGCTCGGACGGCCGGTGGGCGAGGCGTACGGCGAGCGGGTGGAGGGGTACGAGATCCACCACGGGTTGGTTTCGGTGGAGGGCGGGGAGCCGTTCATCTCTGATGACCATGGGCAGAGCCTCGACGGCTGCCGGGTCGGCTCGGTCTGGGGCACCACCTGGCACGGGGCGCTGGAGAACGACGGATTCCGGCGGGCCTTCCTGCGCGAGGTCGCGGCGATGGCGGGGCGGGCCTTCGTGCCCTCGACCGACACCTCCTTCGCGGCGGCGCGGGAGGCCCGGTTGGACCGGCTGGGAGATCTGATCGAGGAGCATGCCGACACGGACGCGCTGTGGCGGCTGATCGAGGGCGGGGCCGGGGATGGCCTGCCGTTCGTCCCGCCGGGGGCTCCGGCCGCACGTGGCATGGAAAGTGAGCAACTGTGAGTGACGTTCGATACCCGTTCACCGCGATTGTCGGGATGGCCGACCTGCGGCTCGGGCTCCTGCTGAACGCCGTCTCACCGGCGGTCGGCGGGGTCCTGGTGCGTGGCGAGAAGGGGACCGCGAAGTCGACCATGGTGCGGGCCCTGGCCGGGCTGCTGCCGTCGATCGCGGTGGCGGACGGGTGCCGGTTCGCCTGCGATCCCGGCTCGCCGGATCCGCAGTGCCCGGACGGGCCGCACGGTGCCGGCTCCACCGAACGGCCGGCCCGGCTGGTGGAGTTGCCGGTCGGCGTCACCGAGGACCGGATCGTCGGCTCGCTGGACCTTGAACAAGCGCTTGCTCAGGGCGTGAAGGCCTACGAGCCGGGGCTGCTGGCCCAGGCGCACCGGGGTGTGCTCTACATCGACGAGGTCAACCTGCTGCAGGACCACGTGGTGGACCTGCTGCTGGACGCCGCCGCGATGGGGCGCTCGTACGTGGAGCGCGAAGGCGTCTCGGTGCGGCACGCGGCGCGGTTCCTGCTGGTGGGGACGATGAACCCGGAGGAGGGCGAGCTGCGGCCGCAGCTGCTCGACCGGTTCGGGCTGACCGTGGAGATCGCCGCGACCCGGGACCCGGCGGAGCGGGCCGAGGTGGTGCGCCGACGGCTGGCGTACGACGCGGACCCGGCCGGGTTCGCGGCGGGCTACGAGGCTGCTGAGCAAGCGCTTGCTCAGCGCATCGTCGCCGCCCGCGAGCTGCTGCCCTCGGTCGAGCTCGGCGATCCGGCGCTGC is a genomic window of Kitasatospora azatica KCTC 9699 containing:
- a CDS encoding HpcH/HpaI aldolase/citrate lyase family protein, whose product is MTTPVNRLRPRRSCLAVPGSNPRFLEKAQGLPADQVFLDLEDACAPLVKESARHHIVDALNNGDWGKKTKVVRVNDWTTHWTYRDVITVVEGAGPNLDCIMLPKVQDAEQVKALDLLLTQIEKTMGFEVGRIGIEAQIENAKGLINVDTIATASPRLETIIFGPADFMASINMKSLVVGEQPPGYSADAYHYILMRILMAARANDLQAIDGPYLQIRNPDGYREVAGRAAALGFDGKWVLHPDQVGAANEIFSPSQEDYDHAELILDAYDWCTSEAGGFKGSAMLGDEMIDEASRKMALVISGKGRAAGMQRTSKFEAPEA
- a CDS encoding MaoC family dehydratase, whose protein sequence is MQFGRTYEEFEVGAVYKHWPGKTVTEYDDHLFCLLTMNHHPLHMDTNYAEKTTDFGRNVVVGNYIYSLLLGMSVPDVSGKAIANLEIESLRHVAPTFHGDTIYGETVVLDKWPSKSKDDRGIVYVETKGYKQDGTVVCIFRRKVMVPTETYIKERGGEQPGRPTPLS
- a CDS encoding acyl-CoA dehydrogenase family protein, giving the protein MGRLAQTDGLTEIQRDILATVRDFVDKEIIPVATELEHKDEYPTAIVEGMKQLGLFGLTIPEEYGGLGESLLTYALVVEEIARGWMSVSGIVNTHFIVAHMINAHGTQEQKDYFLPRMAAGEIRGAFSMSEPALGSDVAAISTKGVKDGDFYVLNGQKMWLTNGGTSTLVAVLCKTDEGGNTPYKNMTTFLIEKTPGFGPNPTVPGLTVPGKIEKMGYKGVDTTELVLQDVRIPADRILGGVPGKGFYQMMDGVEVGRVNVAARGCGVARRAFELGISYAQQRTTFGKKIAEHQAIQFKLAEMATKVEAAHQMMVMAARKKDSGERNDLEAGMAKYLASEYCKEVVEDAFRIHGGYGFSKEYEIERLYREAPMLLIGEGTAEIQKMIVGRRLLEEYKLAD
- a CDS encoding phosphatidylserine decarboxylase, which encodes MPLSPSPHTSVTERDALAPETAGRRPRVTIARGATPWFVPTLATAALTTALSRRNGKWALAAVPTCALSAGMLWFFRDPEREIGTGRVISPADGVVQSIDAWPDGRTRVAIFMSPLNVHVNRAPLPGTVTSVEHIAGGFVPAFNKDSDRNERVVWHFDTELGDIEMVQIAGAVARRIVPYVPAGTKVEQGERIGLIRFGSRVDTYLPAGVEVGVEVGQKTTAGVTRLDRD
- a CDS encoding CDP-alcohol phosphatidyltransferase family protein produces the protein MTVTDPETLVGLGDSEETELRRRRWARDRELRAPRSPQTLSTADFLTLGNAVCGFLAIYSITTNMLIPHINGTGDGTGGGMVRHGAATAVTLLLLGSMCDLFDGLVARKLRSSALGAELDNLADLISFGIAPAYFVAVWGIVGGPGSNQGLSAFIALTVLLAVVLRLARFSAVKMRPGVFQGMPCPMGAMTVIAIVLLDPPFLAGLLAIFGVAYLMVSQVEYPKPQGLLATATLGWIVVSIGCLAAWAAGLPGGDVLMHIGAFAQIALAAMAPLLVIRRKVGQKVGDVRARRAGARDC
- a CDS encoding coiled-coil domain-containing protein, whose protein sequence is MPEGFPGPAELAPLARRMLADAVRIARWAGELETVDKRGELLPEDARAAGRALAMTVGAAAKAWGQALLVGLVEPRDGGAAPGWRLHAWEHDDEAVLRGWSALFDAWTLLAPVPPAALRGVFAVLAGQAVDQAPQLLSFLHLVDGPVADSELMELLRRGLDERRHGGTGFAALSPVPHAASAVSAVRGTCREPQIDAPPAPSDVAAVLDWMLDGLTAVGAVVRADAAAELSALGHWAVRAKLEEICTVAQTAAGHIEQSALELLDACANYSPGPARAEYRAWVAARPVDRAVAELLEAARGEDALLRGLAFEALRVAGGTAEQAVRAAVDEPVLRPYALLWLAEQLDEGGVIPSDVLSAEDAAWLWVDTAAAVLDHGETELLVGHVEGASAGDPVRLFARARQSGHARAASVLTAVASVHPDPAVARAARRSAFSVHNGGA
- a CDS encoding alpha/beta hydrolase produces the protein MRWGTAVATATAVAIAAGAAALLIGRRVSDLSLRPATAEGGQAKGEPALRVHEVGAREVVLTRTVASARRGRYALEWPGGHAVVGEVLGTGPQTVTRRLELTAGSPLAAGTEVELSTRVLRGDPGSACGLDYMDVLVDGELGTLPAWYVPAIRGTWVIAVHGTLADRRQALPILPVLRRLQLPALVVSYRGDQGAPASPDGIGHFGETEWRDVEAAIRFAKSAGAGRIVLYGWSVGAATVLQTAARSDFRDQLAGLVLDSPVLDPTVAVRGVAARAGMPTGLAGQLGVWAAEGRTGVDLAGFARIADGTDLTAPTLLLHSPQDSVAPWRAAQRLADRRPDLVTLRPVPGAGHAALWNADPAGYEEALRRFLTPIL
- a CDS encoding helix-turn-helix domain-containing protein — protein: MRRSRPPAPAPVPFSPEAARAHRAGLGLTPEQVAAGMAAHGVRLPAAHVLGWESGVIRPGEEEFIALARALWCPAAQLMGTAPDSLRDFRVARELTQEQTAARIGIGLHSYASAEQTGRWSGDADQSAALVEVLGLRLRDLVRITGVAEELDQRLRQCVDGRWQAQLKAVAKLVPVPRESIATALAALQNEHQVPSHWGSSTWGPATPAVEPEPAEPPYDRFWALLARTDTGGLPV
- a CDS encoding cobalamin biosynthesis protein; translated protein: MQRAVPPALGYALGAVVGYAADAALADPRRGHPVAAFGRAAGSLERVLWRDHRGAGALHTAIGVGAVALGAAALQRRAGSARRTVTAALATWTVLGGTSLTREARTIGAALAAEDLTAARQRLPHLCGRDPSALDEQQIARAVVESVAENTADAVVNALVWGTLAGAPGLLAFRAVNTLDAMVGHKSPRYRRFGWAAARLDDVAGWPGARLTALLTVAAADSPATAWKVWRRDGSSHPSPNAGQAESAFAGALGVRLGGTLQYGERVEHRPVLGAELRPVAVSDIERACRLSRRVGLLALGTTVAARVLTARVLSARGLSARVLWRGRI
- a CDS encoding cobyric acid synthase, producing MSNAILIAGTTSDAGKSVVTAGICRWLARKGVRVAPFKAQNMSLNSMVTTDGAEIGRAQVMQAQAARVEPEAAMNPVLLKPGADGRSQVVLLGRPIAEVGALDYRERKPYLLERSLECLADLRGRFDVVVCEGAGSPAEINLRDRDIANMGLARAADLPVLVVGDIDRGGVFAAMYGTLALLSAEDQRLVAGWLVNKFRGDARLLKPGLDMLHELTGRPVLGTLPMLAGLWLDAEDSLDLSTVVDRVSEGPLGADVLRVAVLRFPRLSNFTDLDALAQEPGVLVRWATRPEELADADLVVLPGTRATVADLAWLRERGLERALRERAAAGQPVLGVCGGYQMLGRRIVDQVESGAGAVDGLGLLPVAVEFGREKVLGRPVGEAYGERVEGYEIHHGLVSVEGGEPFISDDHGQSLDGCRVGSVWGTTWHGALENDGFRRAFLREVAAMAGRAFVPSTDTSFAAAREARLDRLGDLIEEHADTDALWRLIEGGAGDGLPFVPPGAPAARGMESEQL